A single Pseudomonas sp. MM223 DNA region contains:
- the alx gene encoding Putative membrane-bound redox modulator Alx (*Name alx) — protein MTALQAFLTTPVLGTSAWLWLVFMAIVIGLLVLDLGVLHRHDREIEMRESLLLYSGYFSVGVLFGAGVWYQLGAQSALEFYTGFLVEQSLSMDNVFVMAMIFSYFAIPRRYQHRVLFWGILGVVFLRAIMIGVGAALVQNFAWVLYLFGAFLLFTGVKMALSKEDSHPDLANNPIIKFVRRHMRVTDQIHGSHFFVRQTPPGHSKALRYATPLFLALVLIELADLVFAVDSVPAIFAITQDPFIVYTSNIFAILGLRSLYFALSALMHRFVYLKYALALVLIFIGCKIFYHGMVGKVPALLSLGVTFGLLLGGVVVSLVKTRGEKATVVDSSPEQPSNADCTVSQKEEDPQMRV, from the coding sequence ATGACAGCTCTGCAAGCATTCCTCACCACCCCTGTTCTCGGTACCAGCGCCTGGTTGTGGCTGGTGTTCATGGCCATCGTCATCGGTTTGCTGGTGCTCGACCTGGGTGTGCTGCACCGCCACGACCGGGAAATCGAAATGCGCGAAAGCCTGCTGCTGTATTCAGGCTACTTCAGCGTCGGCGTACTGTTCGGCGCCGGGGTGTGGTACCAGCTGGGCGCGCAGTCGGCGTTGGAGTTCTACACCGGCTTCCTGGTCGAGCAATCGCTGTCGATGGACAACGTGTTCGTCATGGCGATGATCTTCAGCTACTTCGCCATCCCCCGCCGCTACCAGCACCGCGTGCTGTTCTGGGGCATCCTCGGGGTGGTGTTCCTGCGGGCGATCATGATCGGCGTGGGCGCTGCACTGGTGCAGAACTTTGCCTGGGTGCTGTACCTCTTCGGTGCCTTCCTGCTGTTTACCGGGGTGAAGATGGCGCTGTCGAAAGAAGACAGCCACCCGGACCTTGCCAACAACCCGATCATCAAGTTCGTGCGCCGGCACATGCGGGTCACCGACCAGATCCACGGCTCGCACTTCTTCGTACGCCAGACCCCGCCCGGGCACAGCAAGGCACTGCGCTATGCCACCCCGTTGTTCCTGGCGCTGGTGCTGATCGAGCTGGCCGACCTTGTATTTGCCGTCGACAGCGTGCCGGCGATTTTTGCCATTACCCAGGACCCGTTCATTGTCTACACCTCGAACATCTTTGCCATCCTTGGGTTGCGCTCGCTGTACTTCGCGCTGTCGGCGTTGATGCACCGGTTTGTGTACCTCAAGTATGCGTTGGCGCTGGTGTTGATCTTTATTGGCTGCAAGATTTTCTACCACGGCATGGTGGGCAAGGTGCCGGCGCTGCTGTCGTTGGGGGTGACATTCGGGTTGTTGCTGGGTGGGGTGGTGGTTTCGTTGGTCAAGACGCGGGGGGAGAAAGCGACGGTCGTGGATTCTTCGCCAGAGCAGCCTTCAAATGCCGATTGTACGGTCAGCCAGAAAGAGGAAGACCCGCAGATGCGGGTCTGA
- the btuD_2 gene encoding Vitamin B12 import ATP-binding protein BtuD (*Name btuD_2): MSAVIKDNAHGKTLVSLRGLNKHYGDFTAVDNLDLEIQDGEFLTFLGSSGSGKSTTLSMLAGFETPSSGEILVDGQSLVNVPPHKRDIGMVFQRYSLFPHLNVRDNIAFPLAIRKLGAAETAKRVDAMLKLVQLEKFAHRKPSQMSGGQQQRVAIARALVYEPRILLMDEPLGALDKKLREDLQDELRQLHRRLGITIVYVTHDQEEAMRLSQRIAIFSHGKIVGLGTGYDLYQNPPNAFVASFLGNSNFLRIKASSNGAGSFEGQSVAIRLTPGLAASQEALIMVRPEKALALTAEQAAREPLPAGWNEVAAKVGEVLFLGESQTCHVVTAGGTELTVKALSAAGMPMQPGDSVKVRWAVADACIYTEWAESDLSKSAGAH, translated from the coding sequence ATGAGTGCAGTGATCAAAGACAACGCGCACGGCAAGACCCTCGTCAGCCTGCGCGGCCTGAACAAGCACTACGGCGACTTCACCGCCGTGGACAACCTTGACCTGGAAATCCAGGACGGCGAGTTCCTGACCTTTCTCGGCTCCAGCGGTTCGGGCAAATCCACCACCCTGTCGATGCTGGCAGGCTTCGAAACGCCCAGCAGCGGCGAAATCCTGGTCGATGGCCAGTCGCTGGTGAATGTCCCCCCGCACAAACGTGATATCGGCATGGTGTTCCAGCGTTATTCGCTGTTCCCGCACCTGAACGTACGCGACAACATCGCTTTCCCGCTGGCCATTCGCAAACTCGGCGCTGCCGAGACCGCCAAGCGCGTCGACGCCATGCTCAAGCTGGTGCAGCTGGAGAAGTTTGCCCACCGCAAACCCTCGCAAATGTCTGGCGGCCAGCAGCAACGCGTGGCGATAGCACGGGCACTGGTGTACGAGCCACGCATCCTGCTGATGGACGAACCGCTTGGCGCGCTGGACAAAAAGCTGCGCGAAGACCTGCAGGACGAACTGCGCCAGCTGCACCGCCGGCTGGGTATCACCATTGTCTACGTCACCCACGACCAGGAAGAAGCCATGCGCCTGTCCCAGCGCATCGCCATCTTCAGCCATGGCAAGATCGTCGGCCTGGGCACCGGTTACGACCTGTACCAGAACCCGCCGAATGCCTTTGTCGCCTCGTTCCTGGGCAATTCCAACTTCTTGCGCATCAAGGCCAGTAGCAATGGCGCTGGCAGCTTCGAAGGCCAATCGGTGGCCATTCGCCTGACCCCGGGCCTGGCCGCTTCGCAGGAAGCACTGATCATGGTGCGCCCGGAAAAAGCCCTGGCCCTGACCGCCGAACAGGCTGCACGCGAGCCACTGCCGGCGGGCTGGAACGAGGTCGCTGCCAAGGTTGGCGAAGTACTGTTCCTGGGCGAAAGCCAGACCTGCCATGTGGTGACCGCAGGGGGGACCGAGCTGACGGTGAAGGCACTGTCGGCCGCGGGCATGCCGATGCAGCCCGGTGACAGTGTGAAGGTGCGCTGGGCGGTGGCGGATGCGTGCATCTATACCGAGTGGGCCGAGAGTGACCTGAGCAAGTCTGCCGGGGCGCATTGA
- the bbsG_2 gene encoding (R)-benzylsuccinyl-CoA dehydrogenase (*Name bbsG_2), translating to MDFAYSPKVQALRERVTAFMDAYVYPAEAVFERQVAEGDRWQPTAIMEELKAKARAEGLWNLFLPESEYGAGLSNLEYAPLAEIMGRSLLGPEPFNCSAPDTGNMEVLVRYGSEAQKRQWLEPLLRGEIRSAFAMTEPDVASSDATNMAATAVRDGDEWVINGRKWWTSGACDARCKVMIFMGLSNPEGSRHQQHSMVLVPTDAPGVKIVRPLPVFGYDDAPHGHAEVLFENVRVPYENVLLGEGRGFEIAQGRLGPGRIHHCMRSIGMAERALELMCKRSVERTAFGRPLARLGGNVDKIADSRMEIDMARLLTLKAAYMMDTVGNKVARSEIAQIKVVAPNVALKVIDRAIQIHGGAGVSGDFPLAYMYAMQRTLRLADGPDEVHRAAIGKYEIGKYVPMEMLRSGR from the coding sequence ATGGATTTCGCCTATTCGCCCAAGGTCCAGGCACTGCGCGAGCGCGTTACTGCGTTCATGGACGCCTATGTCTACCCCGCCGAAGCCGTGTTCGAGCGCCAGGTTGCCGAGGGCGACCGCTGGCAGCCCACTGCAATCATGGAAGAACTCAAGGCCAAGGCCCGCGCCGAAGGGCTGTGGAACCTGTTCTTGCCCGAATCGGAGTACGGCGCCGGCCTGAGCAACCTGGAATACGCCCCGCTGGCGGAAATCATGGGCCGCTCGCTGCTCGGGCCAGAGCCGTTCAACTGCTCGGCGCCAGACACCGGCAACATGGAAGTGCTGGTGCGCTATGGCAGCGAAGCGCAGAAACGCCAGTGGCTGGAGCCGTTGTTGCGCGGCGAGATCCGTTCGGCGTTTGCCATGACCGAGCCGGACGTGGCCTCCTCGGACGCGACCAACATGGCCGCCACTGCCGTGCGTGACGGCGACGAATGGGTCATCAACGGCCGCAAGTGGTGGACCTCCGGCGCCTGCGACGCGCGCTGCAAGGTCATGATCTTCATGGGCCTGTCCAACCCTGAAGGGTCACGCCACCAGCAACATTCGATGGTGTTGGTGCCCACCGATGCGCCGGGCGTGAAGATCGTCCGCCCGCTGCCGGTGTTCGGCTATGACGATGCCCCTCATGGCCACGCCGAAGTGCTTTTCGAGAACGTACGGGTGCCCTATGAAAACGTGCTGCTTGGCGAAGGCCGCGGCTTCGAGATTGCCCAGGGGCGACTTGGCCCGGGGCGTATCCACCACTGCATGCGCTCGATCGGCATGGCCGAGCGTGCGCTGGAACTGATGTGCAAGCGCTCGGTGGAACGTACGGCTTTTGGCCGGCCACTGGCACGGCTGGGCGGCAACGTCGACAAGATCGCCGACTCGCGTATGGAAATCGACATGGCCCGGCTGCTGACGTTGAAAGCGGCGTACATGATGGACACCGTCGGCAACAAGGTGGCCCGCAGCGAGATCGCGCAGATCAAGGTGGTGGCACCGAACGTGGCATTGAAGGTGATCGACCGGGCAATCCAGATACATGGCGGGGCAGGGGTGAGCGGCGATTTCCCGCTGGCCTACATGTACGCCATGCAGCGCACCCTGCGCCTGGCCGACGGGCCGGATGAAGTGCACCGGGCGGCGATTGGCAAGTATGAAATTGGCAAGTATGTGCCGATGGAGATGCTGCGAAGCGGGCGATAG